One Edaphobacter flagellatus genomic region harbors:
- the thrB gene encoding homoserine kinase produces the protein MSSAVTAFAGPIHLRLPATSANLGPGFDSLGLAMAMYLTIDAEVSKTGDFHIDATGRNADLCSQVENNLILTTYVDVLANAGKLSPRLHLRLHNEIPLGMGCGSSAAALVAGVMLANHFGQLGWPPAQVLEEACRREGHPDNVAACFLGGMTVSSVYKGAVKTATYNENINWSLLLALPSASLSTSKARALLPERYSRADVVANIQATALLVSAFALGRGDLLAAAMQDRVHQPYRMEVCPLLPRLLPLAGSGGVLGVALSGAGPSVLLIAEGNTSVPALLPVIREAACDPDLEIVQTTVSKGVESSLGAEIR, from the coding sequence ATGAGCTCTGCGGTGACGGCTTTTGCTGGCCCGATTCATCTTCGGTTGCCTGCGACTTCGGCGAACCTTGGGCCGGGGTTCGATTCGCTGGGACTGGCGATGGCGATGTACCTGACCATTGATGCTGAGGTCTCGAAGACGGGCGACTTCCATATCGATGCGACGGGCCGGAATGCCGATCTGTGCTCACAGGTGGAGAACAATCTCATCCTGACGACCTATGTCGATGTGCTGGCGAATGCAGGGAAGCTTTCGCCACGCCTCCATCTGCGCCTGCATAACGAGATTCCTTTGGGCATGGGATGCGGGTCGAGTGCAGCTGCGCTGGTTGCGGGGGTGATGCTGGCGAATCACTTCGGGCAGCTGGGCTGGCCGCCGGCTCAGGTTCTGGAAGAGGCTTGCCGCCGCGAGGGGCATCCGGACAATGTTGCGGCGTGTTTTCTTGGGGGCATGACGGTTTCGTCGGTCTACAAAGGGGCCGTTAAGACAGCGACATACAACGAAAATATCAACTGGAGCCTTCTGCTGGCACTGCCTTCGGCAAGCCTTTCTACCAGCAAGGCCAGGGCGCTGTTGCCGGAGCGGTATTCTCGCGCCGATGTCGTCGCCAATATTCAGGCGACGGCACTGCTGGTGTCGGCGTTTGCGCTTGGCCGCGGCGATCTGCTGGCCGCAGCGATGCAGGACAGGGTGCATCAGCCTTATCGCATGGAGGTTTGTCCGTTGCTACCGAGGCTGCTTCCTCTGGCTGGCAGTGGAGGCGTGCTTGGAGTCGCGCTGAGTGGGGCTGGGCCGTCGGTGCTTCTGATTGCAGAGGGCAATACCTCCGTTCCAGCGTTGCTTCCGGTGATCCGAGAAGCAGCGTGCGATCCCGATCTGGAAATTGTTCAAACTACTGTTTCCAAAGGAGTTGAGTCTTCCCTTGGAGCTGAAATACGGTAA